Proteins encoded within one genomic window of Methanolacinia paynteri:
- a CDS encoding UPF0182 family membrane protein: protein MKLPHIAAAVLLIIGFLFLVTAGFLGEWFWFGSTGYQEVFLTIILARISLFAAAFLIFFAFSFINAWFAAKTASGGAVKNRGNLWIAGALAALAGLLAALWVSSSWEVVLKYISQVPFSLEDPVFGLDIGFYIFSLPFYSLATSFAIGLLVFSILLSALSYLLKEDWISFSESGQIFVNAGEAGPDWSGLLKKFLPQLNLLLFLLFAAIAAKLWLVRYDLLFTRSGAVFGAGYTDVHVTLPVLTLLTAVALVIGIGFLVNERLKSIPVIKYGIAAFIAIAAVGLLASFAVQGLIVQPNELNLEKQYLENNIEYTLEAYGLSDAEETPFNVSYDLTAQDIEDNRLTAENIRLWDWRPLKSTYEQLQLFRTYYAFNDVDVDRYEINGSYKEVLISAREMDTGSLSSTAQTWVNTHLVYTHGYGVVMTPVDEVTSEGLPEFYIKDIPPSSEYIELDHPRIYFGEMTNQYIVTDTDTEELDYPSGEANVYTSYSGDAGVKLSGIINRLIYGIKFGSLELIVSGSINDESRILMHRNIVDRASAIAPFLSYDNDPYVVVADGKLYWIIDAYTSSDMYPYSEPVGTSFINGYKTSYLRNSVKTVVDAYTGEVTYYVIDPDDPVIGTYRKIFPELFRDFSDMPEELKEHIRYAQGLFEIQADRYATYHMKDPVVFYNREDEWVIPDEVYREDREQMQPYYVIMKLPKEDSEEFILMLPFTPIGKENMIGWMAGRSDTPDYGDLIVYQFSKQELTYGPMQIEARIDQDTEISQAITLWSQSGSSVLRGNTLVIPIENSILYVEPLYLQATERGTLPQLKRVIVAYDDRLTMQNTLDEALGVIFGGAVAQEVVDAAESGGAGTVVTADSELLQKITALYYKAQDALANGDLGEYQYYIEEIGKIVTGTA, encoded by the coding sequence ATGAAATTACCCCATATAGCAGCAGCGGTGCTGCTCATCATAGGATTCCTGTTCCTGGTAACGGCAGGATTCCTTGGAGAATGGTTCTGGTTCGGGAGCACCGGTTACCAGGAGGTCTTTTTAACAATAATCCTGGCAAGGATCTCCCTTTTTGCAGCTGCTTTTCTGATTTTTTTCGCCTTCTCTTTCATAAACGCCTGGTTTGCCGCAAAGACCGCATCGGGGGGTGCAGTCAAAAACCGCGGAAATCTCTGGATCGCCGGGGCGCTTGCCGCACTTGCCGGACTCCTGGCCGCCCTGTGGGTATCGTCCTCATGGGAGGTTGTTCTGAAGTACATCAGCCAGGTTCCTTTTTCACTTGAAGATCCGGTATTCGGGCTGGACATAGGATTCTATATATTTTCCCTTCCTTTCTACTCGCTTGCAACCTCCTTTGCAATCGGCCTTCTCGTATTCTCGATACTCCTTTCGGCATTATCGTATCTGCTGAAGGAAGACTGGATCAGCTTCAGCGAGAGCGGGCAGATCTTTGTCAACGCGGGAGAGGCAGGGCCCGACTGGTCCGGCCTCCTGAAGAAGTTTCTCCCCCAGTTAAACCTGCTCCTCTTCCTTCTCTTTGCCGCGATAGCCGCAAAGCTCTGGCTCGTAAGATACGATCTTCTCTTTACCCGTTCCGGGGCGGTATTCGGTGCCGGATACACCGATGTCCATGTCACACTGCCTGTACTGACCCTGCTTACGGCAGTCGCCCTTGTAATAGGCATCGGTTTCCTCGTGAACGAGAGACTGAAGAGCATCCCGGTCATCAAGTACGGAATTGCGGCCTTCATTGCAATAGCTGCGGTCGGGCTCCTCGCATCCTTTGCAGTCCAGGGCCTGATCGTCCAGCCGAACGAGCTCAATCTCGAGAAACAGTACCTCGAAAACAATATCGAATATACCCTTGAAGCCTACGGCCTCTCCGATGCCGAAGAAACCCCCTTCAATGTCAGTTACGATCTGACGGCGCAGGATATCGAGGACAACAGGCTGACCGCCGAAAATATCAGGCTGTGGGACTGGCGGCCTCTTAAGAGCACCTACGAACAGCTCCAGCTATTCAGGACATACTACGCATTCAACGACGTTGATGTCGACAGATATGAAATCAACGGGAGTTACAAAGAGGTCCTGATTTCAGCAAGGGAGATGGACACCGGAAGCCTCTCCTCCACCGCCCAGACATGGGTCAACACCCACCTGGTCTATACCCACGGTTACGGCGTCGTGATGACGCCCGTGGACGAGGTAACATCGGAGGGGCTCCCTGAGTTCTACATAAAGGACATACCCCCTTCATCAGAATATATCGAACTTGACCATCCGCGGATCTACTTCGGGGAGATGACAAACCAGTACATCGTCACCGATACAGACACCGAAGAGCTTGACTACCCCTCCGGGGAGGCAAACGTCTATACGTCCTATTCGGGAGACGCAGGTGTAAAACTCTCGGGAATCATTAACAGGCTGATCTACGGCATAAAATTCGGGTCGTTAGAACTGATCGTCTCGGGATCGATCAATGACGAGAGCAGGATACTGATGCACAGGAACATAGTGGACCGTGCCTCTGCAATCGCACCGTTCCTGTCGTACGACAACGACCCCTATGTAGTGGTCGCCGATGGTAAATTGTACTGGATAATCGATGCCTACACTTCTTCGGATATGTACCCCTACTCGGAGCCGGTCGGTACCTCGTTCATAAACGGGTATAAAACAAGCTATCTAAGAAACAGTGTAAAGACCGTTGTCGACGCATATACCGGCGAAGTGACCTACTACGTGATAGACCCGGACGATCCGGTAATAGGCACTTACAGGAAGATCTTCCCCGAACTCTTCAGGGACTTTTCGGATATGCCCGAAGAGCTTAAGGAGCATATCAGGTATGCGCAGGGCCTTTTCGAGATACAGGCGGACAGGTACGCAACATACCATATGAAGGACCCGGTGGTCTTCTATAACAGGGAGGACGAATGGGTGATCCCTGACGAGGTCTACAGGGAGGACAGGGAGCAGATGCAGCCGTATTACGTTATTATGAAGCTCCCGAAGGAGGACTCCGAGGAGTTCATACTCATGCTCCCGTTCACACCGATCGGAAAGGAGAACATGATCGGCTGGATGGCGGGCCGCTCCGATACTCCGGATTACGGCGACCTTATAGTATACCAGTTCTCAAAACAGGAGCTGACCTACGGCCCGATGCAGATTGAGGCGAGGATCGACCAGGATACGGAGATCTCACAGGCCATCACGCTATGGTCGCAGTCCGGGTCGTCGGTCCTGAGAGGCAACACGCTGGTAATCCCGATCGAGAACTCGATCCTGTATGTGGAGCCGCTCTACCTGCAGGCCACCGAGAGAGGCACGCTCCCGCAGCTGAAGCGTGTGATAGTCGCATACGACGACCGCCTGACGATGCAGAACACACTCGACGAGGCCCTGGGCGTCATATTCGGCGGAGCGGTAGCACAAGAAGTAGTTGATGCTGCTGAAAGCGGAGGGGCAGGTACTGTAGTAACAGCGGACTCCGAACTGCTGCAGAAGATTACGGCTCTATATTACAAGGCACAGGATGCTCTTGCCAATGGAGATCTCGGAGAGTACCAGTATTATATTGAGGAGATTGGAAAGATAGTGACAGGTACTGCATAA
- a CDS encoding PHP domain-containing protein — MPASYMYATPHIDNFHREREEEPGTVMFDMHVHSTYSNDSIIDIRTIVGSWKKTGILPLVCDHDSITGSQKVYSEIRRTDPDIPLILAEEILTADGEIIGAFLNEEIAPGISAEETLDIIEDQGAISIVPHPFCTFRSTAIDNGALNRIAERIDIIEGYNARTPDSVENRMGQVFAGRFGKPVSVGSDAHTPVELATNYIRINQFSTPDELFRSLPGGTVHFNPAPQEVHEFTIMFKKLRRECGIAGLQGNIETLLQNAGIVYP, encoded by the coding sequence ATGCCTGCCTCATATATGTATGCTACGCCGCATATAGATAATTTCCATAGAGAACGGGAAGAGGAGCCCGGAACGGTAATGTTTGATATGCATGTCCATTCCACATATTCGAACGATTCGATAATCGATATCAGGACAATTGTCGGCTCCTGGAAGAAGACGGGGATACTCCCGCTGGTATGCGACCATGACAGCATCACCGGATCGCAGAAGGTCTATTCCGAGATCAGGAGAACCGACCCGGACATCCCCCTCATCCTGGCAGAGGAGATACTTACGGCAGACGGCGAGATCATCGGGGCCTTCCTGAACGAGGAGATAGCCCCCGGCATCTCCGCAGAAGAGACACTCGACATAATAGAGGACCAGGGTGCGATTTCGATCGTCCCGCACCCGTTCTGCACTTTCCGCTCCACGGCCATAGACAACGGAGCCTTAAACAGAATCGCGGAAAGAATCGATATAATTGAGGGCTACAATGCAAGAACACCTGATTCAGTGGAGAACCGGATGGGGCAGGTCTTTGCCGGAAGGTTCGGCAAACCCGTATCCGTCGGTTCGGATGCTCATACGCCTGTAGAGCTTGCAACAAATTATATCAGAATAAACCAGTTCTCGACCCCTGATGAGCTCTTCAGGAGTCTGCCCGGGGGCACGGTTCATTTCAACCCTGCTCCGCAGGAGGTCCACGAGTTTACGATAATGTTCAAAAAACTCAGGCGTGAATGTGGCATTGCCGGCCTCCAGGGCAATATCGAAACCCTTCTTCAAAATGCGGGAATCGTATACCCCTGA